GATTTCGAAAATGACCATCCGTATCCCCCGGATACGGATGAAAGATCGATCAGAACATCGGATAAGCGTTGCGATGTCTGAGTTGATATTTCCACTTCGGCTGCCGGGTACATGTGATGAGAGCTGTTTTTCAGGGGGATTGCTCCATCGGAGTCATCTCTTTTGGATTTTGCAAGAAACCGAAGAACGGAACTTGTCACCCCGTCCGCCCCAATCAGGAAACGGGACTCATAAATCGGACCAGAATCGCACTGCAGTCTGAATATTTCCTCTCTCTTCGCAAGGGAACGAATGGTTTCTCCCTGTCTGATTTCTCCTCCTGCCAACCTGGCTCGGTCAAGCAGAAACCAATCGAGATCGGACCGGTCAAACTGGTATGCAATCGGATATCCCATGTCCCACAGCACAGGGGAGTGGTCACCGAAAACGAGATGTACGCCTGTCGATACCGTATGCGGGATCTCGTCCCAACCTTTTGGCAAAAAAGCGATCGCCCGGGAAGATACTCCTCCACCACAGATTTTTGGTCTTGGAAAAACGGCACGGTCCAGTCCTACGACCCGGAGTCCAGCTTCAGACAAGAGTCTGATTGCTGTCGCCCCTGCCGGACCAAGCCCAACAACAATTGCGTCAACTTTTATAATCTCGTGATGACAAGAACGCGGGATAAAGGACATTCCGACCTTTCCGGGATCCAACGTTGTCGCGAATCTACAAGGTGGAGGTCCATCCGATATGATGCTGGGTCAAGAAAGCTGAGAGGATCGAAAAAGCATTGCTAAAAATCAGGACCCCCATCACAATCAGAAAAACCCCGGAAGATTTTGTAATCAGGGGGATCCATCTGGAAATTTGTCGAAAACTTCCGAGAAAAGAATTGAACATGATTGCAGAAAGCAGAAAGGGGACCGCAAGTCCTAACGAATAGGCAGTCAGAAGTTCAATTCCACGAACGACTTTCCCCTCTGTCCCTGCATAAACGAGAATAGTGCCCAATATAGGACCAACGCACGGAGTCCATCCGGCAGCAAACCCTACTCCGATCAGAAAAGTCCCGATCACGGTTGATTT
The sequence above is drawn from the Leptospirillum ferriphilum ML-04 genome and encodes:
- a CDS encoding NAD(P)/FAD-dependent oxidoreductase, translated to MSFIPRSCHHEIIKVDAIVVGLGPAGATAIRLLSEAGLRVVGLDRAVFPRPKICGGGVSSRAIAFLPKGWDEIPHTVSTGVHLVFGDHSPVLWDMGYPIAYQFDRSDLDWFLLDRARLAGGEIRQGETIRSLAKREEIFRLQCDSGPIYESRFLIGADGVTSSVLRFLAKSKRDDSDGAIPLKNSSHHMYPAAEVEISTQTSQRLSDVLIDLSSVSGGYGWSFSKSGGKKNVGVVGFVKPLKRPLETLRLFLETFPEREIFQDARGSSSAWLIPDYSRFDAHGKIPGLFLIGDAGAMVDPFLGEGIYYALLSGARAVSDLILHRTSPEKASRSYAQWAHSIFREFSYAHKLASVVYRFPGIYFRLAQRYPQVLSLYASVMTGKNDYRSFTRIIGKNLFKLPFRKAVLKFRQNRLLS